ATAAAGACAAGAAGAGAAAATCAACAAAAATAAGAAGCCATTCAAGAACACCATGATGCctcctataaaacttctcaacaTATCATCATATAGGATTATTATATTTCTTGTTTGAGAGTTGGTGCTAATATTTATAATACAGCACCAAAGACTCATGTGGAAACATGGAAGAGTCTgtaaatcacaattaaacaaacatgagaattaaaaataagacagaTTAGCGTCTTTAATTTCCAATAACTGAGAGCTGTAAATAGGATAACTGGGGTACAGGAGTCAAGATTATATGATTCTAAACGTTGACATGATGAGAAACCAAAGAAACAAGCTTTAATTGCTAGACTAGACTAGACTAGGACAAAGGGACAGGCCCTAATAGCAGTAATAAATTCTGAAATGTTTATCATACGATGGATTCAATGATCTTAATTTGATTTTGTGTAGATGCGGATACCAAAAGCCAAACCCAATACAGCAAGGGGAACCAGGAATTGCAGGAGCTTGATAATGAACTCAGAGGTCTTATCCTGATTGTAGTGACGCTGCTTAGGAGGATTATATGCAGCCTTCTTAGGGATGGTTAAGGGATCAATCTCTCCAACATAGTATTTATCCATCATTTCTCTAGCACTCGTGCTATGACCCACATCCTCAAAATCATCAGTTGCATCTTTCCCTGCAAAACAGGTACTAAATTGTGTCATATTCTGAAGTGTCTTGATAAAGCGATAGACTCGATCTTATTCATAATTTGCTTCAAAGGGTCATTGCTGAGACTGCACCTGTAGCAGACAACAAAACCTCGTCACCACCAGGATGGTCTTCCAAAAAATTTGTCACGTCATAAACCTGTTTCAACAAATCAAAAAGGCTCAGAAGaagtaaaactttttttttttttttatgaacccTGAAGTATCATTAGTTGCAAAACTAATGGGcctataaaatttatttcaaagtTAGCATTATTTCTTCAACATTAAATAGCTTGTGACGAGAAGTTTGGATCCATGGAAAAAGAAGAAAGCTTTCCCATTGCTTGGCCTGAAAGATACATGATCATGAAA
The Hevea brasiliensis isolate MT/VB/25A 57/8 chromosome 15, ASM3005281v1, whole genome shotgun sequence genome window above contains:
- the LOC110659388 gene encoding cytochrome b5 yields the protein MGGEGKVFTLAQVSEHNNPNDCWLIIGGKVYDVTNFLEDHPGGDEVLLSATGKDATDDFEDVGHSTSAREMMDKYYVGEIDPLTIPKKAAYNPPKQRHYNQDKTSEFIIKLLQFLVPLAVLGLAFGIRIYTKSN